In a genomic window of Oncorhynchus keta strain PuntledgeMale-10-30-2019 chromosome 28, Oket_V2, whole genome shotgun sequence:
- the LOC118374263 gene encoding LHFPL tetraspan subfamily member 4 protein-like isoform X1, with product MLPSQEAAKIYHENYMRNSRAIGVLWAIFTICFAIINVVVFIQPYWIGDSVSTPQVGYFGLFHQCVGSGPPNRELDCTGSFTEFSSIPSGAFKAASFFVLMSMILILGCIACMALFFFCNTASVYKTCAWMQLLCAVCLVLGCIIFPNGWDAEVVRDLCGEETGKYTLGNCSVRWAYILAIMGILDALILSFLAFVLGNRQNDMFLEELKADNHKDFAVSKVSDFIEVRDRRRDPRYVAVQRFH from the exons TGCGGAACTCCCGTGCCATCGGAGTACTCTGGGCGATATTCACCATATGCTTTGCCATCATCAACGTGGTTGTCTTCATTCAGCCCTACTGGATCGGGGACAGCGTGAGCACGCCGCAGGTGGGTTACTTCGGTTTGTTTCACCAGTGCGTTGGGAGTGGACCGCCCAACCGAGAGCTCGACTGCACGGGCAGCTTTACTGAGTTCAGCTCCATCCCCTCCGGTGCCTTCAAAGCCGCCTCGTTCTTTGTACTGATGTCCATGATTCTGATTCTGGGCTGCATCGCCTGTATGGCGCTCTTCTTCTTCTGCAACACCGCCAGCGTCTACAAGACCTGTGCCTGGATGCAGCTCCtatgtg ctgTATGCCTGGTGTTGGGCTGTATAATCTTTCCGAACGGCTGGGATGCGGAGGTGGTGCGGGACCTGTGTGGGGAGGAGACGGGGAAGTATACACTGGGTAACTGCTCTGTCCGCTGGGCTTATATCCTGGCTATTATGGGCATCCTGGACGCCCTGATCCTGTCCTTCCTGGCCTTCGTTTTGGGGAACAGACAGAACGACATGTTCCTGGAGGAACTCAAGGCtgacaaccataaag ATTTCGCTGTGTCCAAGGTTAGTGACTTT ATTGAGGTCCGGGACAGAAGACGCGACCCAAGGTATGTTGCAGTCCAGAGGTTCCACTGA
- the LOC118374263 gene encoding LHFPL tetraspan subfamily member 4 protein-like isoform X2 translates to MLPSQEAAKIYHENYMRNSRAIGVLWAIFTICFAIINVVVFIQPYWIGDSVSTPQVGYFGLFHQCVGSGPPNRELDCTGSFTEFSSIPSGAFKAASFFVLMSMILILGCIACMALFFFCNTASVYKTCAWMQLLCAVCLVLGCIIFPNGWDAEVVRDLCGEETGKYTLGNCSVRWAYILAIMGILDALILSFLAFVLGNRQNDMFLEELKADNHKDFAVSKIEVRDRRRDPRYVAVQRFH, encoded by the exons TGCGGAACTCCCGTGCCATCGGAGTACTCTGGGCGATATTCACCATATGCTTTGCCATCATCAACGTGGTTGTCTTCATTCAGCCCTACTGGATCGGGGACAGCGTGAGCACGCCGCAGGTGGGTTACTTCGGTTTGTTTCACCAGTGCGTTGGGAGTGGACCGCCCAACCGAGAGCTCGACTGCACGGGCAGCTTTACTGAGTTCAGCTCCATCCCCTCCGGTGCCTTCAAAGCCGCCTCGTTCTTTGTACTGATGTCCATGATTCTGATTCTGGGCTGCATCGCCTGTATGGCGCTCTTCTTCTTCTGCAACACCGCCAGCGTCTACAAGACCTGTGCCTGGATGCAGCTCCtatgtg ctgTATGCCTGGTGTTGGGCTGTATAATCTTTCCGAACGGCTGGGATGCGGAGGTGGTGCGGGACCTGTGTGGGGAGGAGACGGGGAAGTATACACTGGGTAACTGCTCTGTCCGCTGGGCTTATATCCTGGCTATTATGGGCATCCTGGACGCCCTGATCCTGTCCTTCCTGGCCTTCGTTTTGGGGAACAGACAGAACGACATGTTCCTGGAGGAACTCAAGGCtgacaaccataaag ATTTCGCTGTGTCCAAG ATTGAGGTCCGGGACAGAAGACGCGACCCAAGGTATGTTGCAGTCCAGAGGTTCCACTGA